One window of Nostoc sp. C052 genomic DNA carries:
- a CDS encoding O-methyltransferase — MTSVLGRETARPITPHSILVAQLQQTLKLAEENNIPVEILDSLRQGVQLAVGLDPYLDDYTTPESSYLTALAQKTSKEDWSKRFSDGETVRQLEQEMLSGHLEGQTLKMFVHLTKAKRVLEVGMFTGYSALAMAEALPSDGQLIGCEVDPYVAEFAQACFSESPHGDKIVVEVAPALETLHKLAARKEVFDLIFIDADKKEYVDYFEIILDSNLLTRDGLICVDNTLLQGQVYLPSEQRTANGEAIAQFNRVVAADPRVEQVLLPIRDGVTLIRRVA, encoded by the coding sequence ATGACAAGTGTTTTAGGACGAGAAACAGCTAGACCGATAACGCCACACAGTATCTTAGTAGCCCAGCTACAGCAAACCCTCAAATTAGCAGAAGAGAACAACATTCCCGTAGAGATATTAGATTCTTTGCGGCAAGGTGTTCAATTAGCGGTAGGTTTAGATCCCTACTTGGATGATTACACTACTCCCGAATCGAGCTACTTAACAGCATTGGCGCAAAAAACTAGTAAAGAAGACTGGAGTAAGCGTTTCAGCGATGGTGAAACAGTGCGTCAACTAGAGCAGGAAATGCTCTCAGGACATCTGGAAGGACAGACATTGAAAATGTTTGTTCATCTCACCAAAGCAAAGCGCGTTCTAGAAGTAGGGATGTTCACAGGATATTCAGCTTTAGCAATGGCAGAAGCATTACCAAGTGATGGGCAACTTATCGGTTGTGAAGTAGATCCTTATGTTGCTGAATTTGCTCAAGCTTGCTTTAGTGAGTCTCCCCACGGCGACAAAATTGTTGTGGAAGTAGCACCTGCCTTAGAGACACTCCACAAGCTAGCTGCAAGAAAAGAAGTATTCGATCTGATCTTCATTGATGCGGATAAAAAAGAGTATGTAGATTACTTCGAGATCATTTTGGATAGTAATTTACTGACTCGCGACGGTTTAATCTGTGTGGATAACACTTTGTTGCAAGGACAAGTTTACCTACCATCAGAACAACGCACCGCCAACGGTGAAGCGATCGCTCAGTTCAACCGCGTTGTTGCCGCCGATCCTCGTGTAGAGCAAGTTCTGTTACCCATCAGAGATGGTGTAACCCTAATTAGACGCGTGGCGTAA
- a CDS encoding sedoheptulose 7-phosphate cyclase: MNKVQASFEATEAAFHVQGYEKIDFSLVYVSGAFDIKNREIADSYAKFGRCLTVIDANVHELYGDQIRSYFRHYDIELTVFPIIITEPAKTLATFEKIVDAFSDFGLVRKEPVLVVGGGLVTDVAGFACASYRRKSNYIRIPTTLIGLIDAGVAIKVAVNHRKLKNRLGAYHAPLKVILDFSFLKTLPTAQVRNGMAELVKIAVVSNSEVFELLYEYGEELLSTHFGHVNATPEIKKIAHKVNYEAIKTMLELETPNLHELDLDRVIAYGHTWSPTLELAPQIPLYHGHAVNIDMALSATIAAQRGYIPTGERDRILDLMSRIGLSLDHPLLDGDLLWDATQSISLTRDGKLRAAMPCPIGECFFANDLTREELDAALAEHKRLCAKYPRGGKGVDAYIESQEAKLVGV; the protein is encoded by the coding sequence ATGAACAAAGTTCAAGCGTCATTTGAAGCTACGGAAGCTGCATTTCACGTGCAAGGTTACGAAAAAATCGATTTTAGTCTTGTCTATGTGAGCGGTGCCTTTGATATTAAAAACAGAGAAATTGCAGATAGCTATGCAAAATTTGGTCGCTGTCTGACTGTAATTGATGCCAATGTCCATGAGCTTTATGGCGATCAGATCAGGTCATATTTTAGACACTATGACATTGAACTGACGGTATTTCCGATCATCATTACAGAGCCAGCTAAAACCCTGGCAACTTTTGAAAAAATTGTTGACGCTTTTTCGGACTTCGGCTTAGTTCGTAAAGAACCAGTCTTAGTCGTCGGTGGTGGTTTAGTTACTGATGTGGCTGGGTTTGCCTGCGCTTCTTACCGTCGCAAGAGCAACTATATTCGTATTCCTACAACGTTGATTGGTTTAATCGATGCAGGTGTGGCGATTAAGGTAGCAGTTAATCATCGCAAGTTGAAAAATCGCTTGGGAGCATATCATGCACCTTTGAAAGTTATCCTGGATTTCTCATTCTTGAAAACCTTGCCAACGGCTCAAGTTCGTAATGGGATGGCAGAGTTAGTAAAAATCGCGGTAGTGTCTAACTCAGAAGTCTTTGAACTGCTATACGAATATGGCGAAGAACTGCTTTCCACTCACTTTGGACATGTGAATGCGACACCAGAAATTAAAAAGATTGCTCATAAAGTCAACTACGAGGCAATCAAAACTATGTTGGAGTTAGAGACTCCTAACCTGCATGAACTAGACCTCGATCGCGTCATTGCCTACGGTCACACTTGGAGTCCTACCTTAGAATTAGCACCTCAGATACCCCTATATCATGGTCATGCGGTCAATATAGATATGGCTTTGTCTGCAACCATTGCAGCGCAACGCGGCTATATTCCCACAGGAGAGCGCGATCGCATCCTAGACTTGATGAGTCGTATAGGTTTATCACTCGATCATCCTCTACTAGATGGGGATTTACTCTGGGATGCTACCCAGTCTATAAGCTTGACACGAGATGGAAAGCTACGTGCAGCTATGCCTTGTCCGATTGGTGAGTGCTTCTTTGCCAACGATCTAACTCGTGAAGAGCTTGATGCTGCCCTAGCTGAACACAAACGTCTTTGTGCTAAATATCCTCGTGGCGGAAAAGGTGTTGACGCATACATTGAAAGTCAAGAAGCCAAGCTCGTAGGGGTGTGA
- a CDS encoding response regulator: protein MKTLPISRYRFFQKLQPLPLLKKITGKSVTGCLQVFSTSGSWSIYVDEGKLIYACYSEKMFEPLYRNLQCLSQEISTLPHGIKDQLRAIFETGIENQAIPNPDYLAICWLVNQKYISPSQAAMLIEQLALEVLESFLNLEEGSYEFIPESFLDDMPKFCHLNLRLLVEQCLTPQSFDQDARREVAYRQTSPSSQSHPSQFFQINELQPKAKTTPKLPEINSYKPAAYSIRSNEYRGQQIIQPAADKKIYTIFCIDDNPTVMNAIKSYLDEQTFSVMGVTDSLKALMQIVRIKPDIILLDISMPNLDGYELCSLLRKHSHFKNTPVILVSEKVGFIDRAKAKMVRASGYLTKPFTQGDLLKVIFQHIV, encoded by the coding sequence ATGAAGACACTTCCGATTAGTAGATACAGATTTTTCCAAAAGCTTCAGCCCCTACCGTTGTTAAAAAAAATCACTGGTAAGTCGGTTACTGGTTGTTTGCAGGTGTTTAGTACATCAGGTTCTTGGTCAATATATGTAGACGAGGGTAAACTAATTTATGCCTGCTACTCAGAGAAAATGTTTGAGCCGCTTTACAGAAATTTGCAGTGCTTGAGTCAGGAAATTTCTACTCTCCCTCATGGAATCAAAGACCAATTGCGGGCAATATTTGAAACTGGTATTGAAAATCAGGCAATACCAAATCCAGATTATCTAGCTATTTGTTGGTTAGTCAATCAGAAATATATCAGTCCTTCTCAAGCAGCAATGCTGATAGAGCAATTGGCGCTAGAAGTTCTGGAGTCATTTCTGAACTTAGAAGAGGGGAGTTATGAATTTATTCCTGAAAGCTTTCTGGATGATATGCCAAAGTTTTGTCATCTAAATCTCCGCTTACTAGTTGAACAATGTCTAACACCCCAAAGCTTTGACCAAGACGCTCGTAGAGAAGTAGCTTATCGTCAAACATCACCAAGTTCTCAATCGCACCCCTCACAATTTTTCCAAATAAATGAGCTACAACCTAAAGCCAAAACTACACCAAAATTGCCTGAAATAAACAGCTATAAACCAGCAGCCTACTCTATTAGGAGTAATGAATATAGGGGTCAGCAAATTATTCAACCGGCTGCTGACAAAAAAATCTACACAATCTTTTGTATTGATGACAATCCTACAGTCATGAATGCTATTAAAAGTTATTTAGATGAGCAAACATTTTCTGTTATGGGAGTTACCGATTCGTTAAAAGCTTTAATGCAGATTGTCCGTATAAAACCCGATATAATTTTGTTAGATATTTCGATGCCTAATTTAGACGGATATGAACTCTGCTCTTTACTTCGTAAACACTCACATTTCAAGAATACGCCTGTGATTCTGGTGTCAGAAAAAGTAGGATTTATAGATAGAGCTAAAGCTAAGATGGTTAGAGCATCAGGCTATTTAACTAAGCCTTTTACACAAGGAGATTTACTAAAAGTAATTTTTCAACATATTGTTTAA
- a CDS encoding AAA-like domain-containing protein, translating into MRYQVGGSLHSDDPTYVVRQADEKLYTSLKDGDFCYVFNSRQMGKSSLLQRISRRLKSEGYKCVYLDVTQLGSEDTTSAQWYKGIIVSMFYGLNLAEHVNFKQWWDIQAGLSPIQKLHQFVEEVLLPNVKGDGETDDKAKGIFIFIDEIDSLLSLSFPVNDFFAWIRHCYNQQAHDPNFQRLGFALFGVASPSDLIADKRRTPFNIGTAIELYGFRLHEASPLLNGLKEAISQPEVVLQEVIYWTGGQPFLTQKLCQLVLQTASKSSERKIVLSPKTEAYWVEELVRSHIIQNWESQDEPEHLRTIRDRLLFNQQQAGRLLSLYQQVLQTEEIEDRGDANNKDTSDSLPLPPISPVPIDDSREQTELLLSGLVEKYNGYLRIKNPIYRNIFNSEWVLRQLDNLRPYSQPFNAWVASDFQDESRLLRGNALKEVLDWTQRKSLSDLDYRFLAASQELERREFQQKLEVERLKETEARLASEQKSARLQQRLLIGVSIALVAAIILGIATLYADRQASLSEVRAIAAASNGSFNSNQRLDALVQAIQARRKFQRLDLQNFADANALDLQTGKVLQQAVYGADEFNHLSGHQGIVLGVDFSPDGQWIVSSSIDRTVKLWKRDGTLVRTLPHTATIQSVRFSPDSHLIVAAGIDGAIRLWTIDGKLLTVLKGHKSAVWRVAFSPDGKTIASASGDFSVKLWQLDGTLIRTIKHERGVWGIAFSPDGQTLASSMVGGTNQLWRLDGTLIKTFTAGKATVWSVAFSPDGQTLVSGGADKMVRLWNREGTLLRTFKGHNAEIFSVAFTFDGQTIASGGADKTVRLWRVDGTLLRTFQGHTANVQTVAFSPDGETLASAGHDNTVKLWKVNSPLLKLLNGHQEMVWRVAFSPDGQRLASVAGKEVKLWKRDGSLAKTIVEEDSRMLSLAFSPDGRTLAIVGSKGAVRLWELDRNQRTILKGPGIGLLGVSYSPDGNRLVTVGFDYKLRLWQRDSNGEFQLHQVIQAHTGRIWDIVYSPDGQFIASASADGTIKLWTSENSQRLLEKPDRILEGHKSEVFGVAISPNSQFIASTGGDGCLRLWKRDGSLVRIFDGKSIGLTRVAFSPDGQMLAAAGFDNTIKVWKIDGTLLVTLNGHTSNVSSVAFSPDGKTLASGGDDQLVILWDLQQIFHLNLLKYSCEWVQDYLKTNMTVEKSDRSLCNH; encoded by the coding sequence ATGAGATACCAAGTTGGCGGTAGCCTCCACAGTGACGATCCCACTTATGTTGTGCGTCAGGCAGACGAAAAGCTTTATACCAGTCTAAAAGATGGTGATTTTTGCTATGTCTTTAACTCTCGCCAAATGGGCAAGTCATCCCTACTACAGCGAATAAGTCGTCGTCTCAAGTCAGAAGGCTATAAATGTGTCTACCTAGATGTAACTCAATTGGGTAGTGAAGATACCACATCAGCACAATGGTATAAAGGAATCATTGTTAGCATGTTCTACGGGTTAAATCTGGCGGAACACGTCAACTTTAAGCAATGGTGGGATATCCAAGCAGGTCTTTCTCCTATACAAAAACTACACCAGTTTGTTGAAGAAGTGTTGCTGCCAAATGTCAAGGGCGATGGTGAAACAGACGACAAAGCCAAAGGCATTTTTATTTTCATTGATGAGATTGATAGTTTACTGAGTTTGAGTTTTCCGGTCAATGACTTTTTTGCCTGGATTCGTCATTGCTACAATCAGCAAGCACACGATCCGAATTTTCAACGCTTGGGATTTGCATTGTTTGGAGTAGCCAGCCCATCTGATTTAATTGCTGATAAACGCCGGACACCTTTTAATATTGGGACGGCTATAGAGTTATACGGTTTTCGATTGCATGAAGCTAGCCCATTGCTAAATGGGTTAAAGGAAGCAATCAGTCAACCAGAAGTTGTGCTGCAAGAGGTGATTTACTGGACAGGGGGACAACCGTTTCTGACTCAAAAACTCTGTCAGTTAGTTCTGCAAACTGCCTCAAAGTCATCAGAACGGAAAATTGTTTTATCGCCAAAAACTGAGGCGTATTGGGTAGAAGAATTGGTGCGATCGCACATTATCCAAAACTGGGAATCACAAGATGAACCCGAACACCTCCGCACTATTCGCGATCGCTTACTTTTCAACCAACAACAAGCCGGACGGTTGTTGAGTCTTTATCAGCAGGTATTGCAAACAGAGGAAATCGAGGACAGGGGGGACGCAAACAATAAAGACACTAGCGACTCCTTACCTCTACCTCCAATATCTCCCGTACCTATTGATGATAGTCGAGAACAAACGGAGCTTTTACTATCGGGATTGGTCGAGAAGTATAATGGCTATCTCAGAATTAAAAATCCGATCTACCGTAATATTTTCAATTCAGAATGGGTATTAAGACAGTTAGACAATCTGCGCCCTTATTCACAGCCATTCAATGCTTGGGTAGCATCAGATTTTCAAGATGAGTCACGCCTGCTAAGGGGAAATGCCTTAAAAGAGGTATTGGATTGGACTCAGCGTAAAAGTCTCAGCGATTTGGACTATCGATTTTTAGCAGCCAGTCAGGAATTGGAACGTCGAGAATTCCAACAAAAATTAGAAGTAGAACGGCTTAAAGAAACCGAAGCGCGATTGGCAAGTGAACAAAAAAGCGCCCGTCTTCAGCAACGACTACTAATAGGGGTAAGTATAGCTCTAGTAGCAGCTATTATCCTGGGGATCGCAACCCTCTATGCCGATCGACAAGCATCGCTGAGTGAGGTACGAGCGATCGCGGCTGCTTCCAATGGTAGTTTTAATTCTAATCAACGCTTAGATGCACTGGTACAAGCAATCCAAGCCAGACGGAAATTTCAACGGCTCGATCTGCAAAATTTTGCAGATGCCAATGCCCTGGATCTCCAAACAGGCAAAGTGTTGCAACAAGCTGTCTATGGTGCTGATGAATTCAATCACCTGTCAGGGCATCAAGGGATTGTCTTAGGGGTTGATTTTAGCCCCGATGGTCAGTGGATTGTCTCATCTAGCATCGATCGCACAGTCAAGCTGTGGAAGCGGGATGGAACACTAGTAAGAACACTGCCACATACTGCAACCATCCAAAGCGTCCGCTTCAGCCCAGATAGCCACCTGATAGTCGCTGCCGGCATTGATGGCGCTATCCGTCTTTGGACGATTGATGGTAAATTGTTAACTGTTCTCAAAGGGCATAAATCTGCGGTGTGGCGAGTTGCTTTTAGCCCAGATGGAAAAACTATCGCTTCTGCCAGTGGCGATTTTAGCGTTAAGCTTTGGCAACTAGATGGCACTTTAATTAGAACTATTAAACATGAACGTGGTGTATGGGGAATTGCTTTTAGCCCCGATGGTCAAACCCTCGCTTCTAGTATGGTAGGTGGCACGAATCAGCTTTGGCGATTAGATGGAACACTAATCAAAACATTCACAGCCGGAAAGGCAACTGTTTGGAGTGTTGCTTTTAGCCCTGATGGACAAACTTTAGTATCTGGCGGTGCAGATAAGATGGTGCGACTGTGGAATCGAGAAGGCACTCTCCTGAGAACTTTTAAAGGACATAACGCTGAAATATTTAGTGTAGCTTTTACCTTTGATGGGCAGACCATTGCCTCCGGCGGCGCTGATAAAACTGTAAGACTCTGGCGGGTAGATGGTACTCTATTAAGAACTTTCCAGGGGCATACCGCAAATGTTCAAACCGTCGCCTTCAGTCCTGACGGAGAAACCCTCGCCTCTGCCGGTCACGATAACACTGTCAAACTCTGGAAAGTCAACTCACCCTTACTTAAGCTACTCAATGGTCATCAAGAAATGGTCTGGCGGGTGGCATTTAGCCCTGATGGGCAACGCCTAGCCTCCGTTGCTGGCAAAGAAGTCAAACTCTGGAAACGCGATGGTTCTTTAGCCAAAACTATTGTTGAAGAAGATTCCCGAATGCTTAGTCTCGCCTTTAGCCCCGATGGTCGAACTTTAGCGATCGTTGGTTCTAAGGGTGCTGTAAGACTATGGGAACTAGACCGCAATCAGCGAACCATTTTGAAGGGGCCAGGTATCGGCCTTTTGGGTGTTAGCTACAGTCCTGATGGTAATCGGCTAGTGACTGTGGGTTTTGATTACAAACTGAGACTCTGGCAACGCGATTCTAATGGAGAGTTCCAATTGCACCAAGTTATCCAGGCGCATACAGGCCGAATTTGGGATATTGTTTATAGTCCAGATGGGCAGTTTATCGCCTCTGCCAGTGCTGATGGTACTATTAAACTTTGGACTTCAGAAAATAGCCAACGCCTGTTAGAAAAACCCGATCGCATCTTAGAAGGGCACAAGAGTGAAGTTTTTGGAGTTGCCATTAGCCCCAATAGTCAATTTATTGCCTCCACTGGTGGAGATGGTTGTCTGCGACTTTGGAAACGCGATGGTAGTCTTGTAAGAATTTTTGATGGTAAAAGTATTGGTTTAACGAGAGTAGCATTTAGTCCAGATGGTCAAATGTTGGCGGCAGCAGGTTTTGATAATACGATCAAAGTCTGGAAGATCGATGGTACTTTGCTTGTCACGCTTAATGGACATACTTCTAATGTGAGCAGTGTTGCCTTTAGCCCTGATGGCAAAACCCTCGCTTCTGGTGGAGATGACCAACTTGTGATTTTATGGGATCTACAACAAATTTTCCATCTCAACTTGCTGAAATATAGCTGTGAGTGGGTGCAGGATTATCTAAAGACTAATATGACAGTAGAAAAGAGCGATCGCTCTCTTTGCAATCACTAA